A single genomic interval of Microbulbifer variabilis harbors:
- a CDS encoding acyl-CoA dehydrogenase family protein produces MDFSYSEEQQMLQSSVSKFIQQDYDFDRRSKLIDSDTGFSEDNWKLFAELGWLMVPFSAEDGGLGGSAVDLIVVMEEFGRGLVVEPFLASAVLSGGLIANGANEAQKRELISLLMEGNLQLAFAFAEPQSRFNLSDITTKAVRNGDSYVVNGHKAVVLNGSAADKLLVAVRTSGGQHDCEGITLLLIDANTEGVHRQGYATVDGHRAAEVKFNNVMVPVANRVGEEGAALPVIEQTIDRATLALCAEAVGAMEKIYRKTVEYTKTREQFGVPIGKFQALQHRMVDMFTEYEQARSILLMAALQLDVNNGVAPKAISAAKSRIGKAARLVGQEAIQLHGGIGVTEELDVSHYFKRLTTIQYYFGSTDYHTRRFAGH; encoded by the coding sequence ATGGATTTTTCCTATAGTGAAGAGCAGCAGATGCTACAAAGCAGTGTGAGCAAATTTATTCAACAGGATTATGACTTTGATCGTCGCAGTAAGTTAATAGACAGTGATACTGGGTTTAGTGAAGATAACTGGAAGTTATTTGCTGAGCTGGGCTGGCTAATGGTTCCATTTAGTGCAGAAGACGGTGGTCTGGGTGGTTCTGCTGTTGATCTGATAGTGGTGATGGAAGAGTTTGGTCGTGGTCTGGTGGTGGAACCCTTCCTGGCAAGTGCAGTTTTAAGTGGTGGGCTAATAGCAAACGGTGCCAACGAGGCGCAGAAGCGAGAGCTAATAAGCTTGTTGATGGAAGGCAACTTGCAGCTGGCATTTGCATTTGCTGAGCCCCAGAGCCGTTTCAATCTTTCTGATATTACCACCAAAGCTGTAAGGAACGGAGACAGCTACGTAGTGAATGGCCACAAAGCCGTTGTTCTGAACGGTTCAGCCGCAGATAAACTATTGGTGGCAGTACGTACTAGCGGCGGCCAACATGATTGTGAAGGTATCACTTTATTATTGATAGATGCCAACACTGAGGGTGTTCACCGCCAGGGGTATGCCACTGTGGATGGGCACCGTGCGGCTGAGGTAAAGTTTAATAATGTCATGGTTCCTGTGGCAAACCGAGTTGGGGAAGAGGGAGCAGCTTTACCTGTAATCGAACAGACAATTGACCGGGCCACACTGGCGCTGTGTGCCGAGGCAGTAGGAGCCATGGAGAAAATTTATAGAAAGACCGTGGAATATACCAAGACCCGGGAGCAGTTTGGCGTTCCCATAGGTAAGTTCCAGGCCTTGCAACACCGGATGGTGGATATGTTTACCGAATATGAACAGGCCCGCTCTATTCTATTAATGGCAGCTTTACAGTTGGATGTGAATAATGGCGTTGCCCCTAAGGCAATTTCTGCAGCAAAAAGCCGCATTGGAAAAGCTGCCCGGTTAGTAGGCCAGGAAGCAATTCAGTTACATGGTGGTATAGGGGTTACAGAGGAGTTGGATGTGAGCCATTATTTTAAACGCTTAACCACAATCCAGTATTACTTCGGTAGTACAGATTATCATACTCGCCGATTTGCCGGGCACTAG
- a CDS encoding serine hydrolase domain-containing protein, which produces MALIVVSNCYAIDDNVGKEIKSALEELSNSNRLIGSHFVAVVDKNGLDFFYAYSEGGPQVTESTPFLIASHTKSFTSTLMAILHNSGKLDLDKPISSYKLQLGLEGKVDTNKISVRDLLTHTSGFTSVQHTFKSAFLGYFGPEELVHSLSENLLIAPDYNFRYSNTGPIVASMIAENVTGKAWGELIEKYITEPLDMNSTTNKVSKVDNFLPSIITSSDGNIFTSGHFKSDQTMHPAGGLISTVSDLATWLQVNINKDRSNVSKINIFDELHEKQVDQSKTYFTYKRTGYTLGWDLAEYNEETLLTRFGNYGGYSIHVSFIPKRETGVIAFTNQDAAYMLPHVIANYTYNSILNKANRDTLFEQEIKRLKKSVRGELLEAPDPVLVVSAENFPGNLLGIYVNSNGWPEQKLYIEGDKIMVSWGGLSGPLLKTGEVYKVHLGALQRDLSFHFQGKGVVMSQNGSVKFIKI; this is translated from the coding sequence ATGGCTTTGATTGTCGTTAGTAACTGTTATGCCATAGATGATAATGTTGGAAAAGAAATAAAATCAGCTCTGGAAGAGCTATCTAATAGCAACCGCTTAATTGGCTCACATTTTGTTGCGGTAGTTGATAAGAACGGGCTTGATTTCTTTTATGCCTATTCTGAAGGTGGCCCTCAAGTTACAGAGAGCACGCCTTTCTTAATCGCAAGTCACACAAAGTCTTTTACCAGTACTTTGATGGCTATCCTGCATAACTCGGGCAAGTTAGATTTAGATAAACCCATATCATCTTATAAGCTCCAGCTGGGGCTTGAGGGAAAAGTTGATACCAATAAAATCAGTGTTAGGGATTTACTTACCCATACGTCTGGATTTACAAGTGTTCAACATACCTTTAAGTCAGCTTTTTTAGGTTATTTCGGTCCAGAGGAGCTGGTACATTCATTAAGTGAAAATCTACTCATAGCGCCAGATTACAACTTTAGGTATTCAAATACGGGCCCGATAGTCGCCTCGATGATTGCAGAGAATGTCACTGGAAAAGCTTGGGGAGAGCTTATAGAGAAGTATATAACTGAGCCTCTGGATATGAATTCGACTACGAATAAGGTATCCAAAGTGGATAATTTTCTTCCATCTATTATCACCTCCAGTGATGGTAATATCTTCACTTCAGGACATTTCAAGTCTGATCAAACGATGCACCCCGCAGGAGGCTTGATTTCTACTGTAAGTGATTTGGCGACATGGCTTCAGGTAAATATAAATAAAGATAGGTCAAATGTATCTAAGATTAATATTTTTGATGAGCTTCATGAAAAGCAGGTAGATCAATCAAAAACCTATTTCACCTATAAGAGAACAGGCTACACCTTGGGGTGGGATCTGGCAGAGTATAATGAAGAGACTCTTTTAACTCGGTTTGGAAATTATGGTGGATATAGCATCCATGTATCATTTATACCAAAAAGAGAGACAGGTGTAATTGCATTTACCAATCAGGATGCGGCTTATATGTTACCCCATGTAATAGCTAATTATACTTATAACTCAATTTTAAATAAAGCAAATAGAGATACGCTGTTTGAGCAGGAGATTAAGCGGCTAAAGAAGTCTGTCCGAGGCGAGCTATTGGAAGCGCCAGATCCTGTATTGGTTGTCAGTGCCGAAAATTTTCCAGGAAACTTGCTTGGTATCTATGTGAATAGTAATGGCTGGCCGGAGCAAAAACTCTATATTGAGGGTGATAAAATAATGGTTAGTTGGGGAGGGCTCAGTGGACCACTGCTAAAAACTGGGGAGGTATATAAGGTGCATTTAGGAGCGCTCCAAAGAGATCTTTCATTTCATTTTCAGGGTAAGGGCGTTGTAATGTCTCAGAATGGATCAGTCAAGTTTATTAAAATATAG
- a CDS encoding pre-peptidase C-terminal domain-containing protein, translating into MKKLTGAVLGVTTSLALLSQLTLASGQAVANSIPNFTENEFAQLEEQFSSRKVMVDGKLYQLTGDMLELVPQESGQVSIMSAFELSANKWPEGVVYYDFHEDVTEENRQRFVDATKVWEEVADLHFKLRKDQTNYIYVRNGSENRSMVGMSGGGQFFSMKDWSMKYIIVHELGHAIGMRHEQQRSDRDQYVMILEDNIKPAYIYNFDVRQSHSYSEYDFLSVMHYPSRAYSANGGATIVPKKGYEKYDGIVGQRVDLGAGDQVGAASHYGTVNINIPDPAFKSYLLAYFDADNNGEISSLEAAKVEKIHTPGNGEIQSLQGIHLFRYLKHLTVASENLTEIPELPKRLESMNFSGNHLDSVQFEWVMDKPFLKEVDFTNNLLDVYSCEMLTFINGVIEGGNIQYSPVKGGETFICDEEAERTLISGKPRVDLRGKDGKLFHIDVPENAQKLTIQTEESEIGGEMNVYVAHNRLPDTTDFDYKSENAGNIEYIQIISPQSGRWHVLLTPVERSFEGVDLTATLDLGGEPGNQLVNLQEIGGLAASKGEALYFTMNVPQNAKDLQFAMNGGSGDADLYVRFGEKPTESVYDYRPYLGGNDETASIANPKAGEWHIMLLGYADFEQVSLMGSFKTFTPEEFLVAGETIADLDGKAGDALTFKIQVPEGLAKLSIATGPSFIASLGDADLYIKYGEEASVSNADFTSENWTSHESINVSAPQAGVWYVTVYGYTDFENLWLSVDY; encoded by the coding sequence ATGAAAAAGTTAACCGGTGCAGTGCTGGGGGTTACCACAAGCTTGGCCTTATTAAGTCAATTGACACTGGCATCAGGCCAGGCAGTGGCTAATAGCATTCCAAACTTTACCGAGAATGAATTTGCACAACTGGAAGAGCAATTCTCCTCAAGGAAGGTGATGGTTGATGGCAAACTCTATCAGTTAACTGGGGATATGCTGGAGCTGGTTCCACAGGAATCCGGGCAGGTCAGTATAATGTCAGCCTTTGAGTTGTCAGCAAATAAGTGGCCTGAAGGTGTTGTCTATTATGATTTTCATGAAGACGTAACAGAAGAAAACCGCCAGCGATTCGTTGATGCTACCAAGGTTTGGGAAGAGGTCGCAGATTTACATTTTAAATTGCGCAAAGACCAAACCAATTATATCTACGTGCGAAATGGCAGTGAAAATCGATCTATGGTTGGAATGTCTGGTGGCGGGCAGTTTTTCAGTATGAAAGACTGGAGTATGAAATATATTATTGTTCATGAGCTGGGTCATGCCATCGGCATGAGACATGAGCAGCAGCGTTCTGATCGGGATCAATATGTGATGATCCTGGAAGACAATATAAAGCCAGCGTATATCTACAATTTTGATGTTCGCCAATCACACAGCTACAGCGAATACGACTTCCTGTCAGTCATGCACTACCCCTCCCGCGCATATAGTGCTAATGGGGGTGCGACAATTGTCCCCAAAAAAGGCTATGAGAAATATGATGGCATTGTAGGGCAGCGCGTTGACCTCGGAGCTGGTGATCAGGTAGGGGCGGCTTCTCACTATGGTACTGTGAATATCAACATTCCTGATCCGGCATTTAAATCTTATTTGCTTGCTTACTTTGATGCCGATAATAATGGTGAAATAAGTAGTTTAGAGGCGGCGAAGGTTGAGAAAATTCATACCCCTGGAAACGGTGAAATTCAATCTTTGCAAGGTATACATCTTTTTCGATATCTAAAACATCTTACTGTTGCTAGTGAAAATCTAACCGAGATTCCTGAGTTACCCAAGCGCTTGGAGTCTATGAATTTCTCTGGCAACCATTTGGATTCCGTTCAATTTGAGTGGGTAATGGATAAGCCTTTCCTGAAAGAGGTAGATTTCACCAATAATTTATTGGATGTTTATTCCTGTGAAATGCTCACTTTTATCAATGGTGTGATCGAGGGCGGTAATATCCAATACAGCCCGGTTAAGGGTGGTGAAACATTTATTTGTGATGAAGAGGCGGAGCGAACACTTATTTCTGGCAAACCAAGGGTCGACTTACGGGGGAAAGATGGCAAGCTATTTCACATTGATGTCCCTGAAAATGCTCAAAAACTGACTATTCAAACAGAAGAGTCGGAAATAGGCGGTGAGATGAATGTATATGTGGCTCATAACCGCCTACCCGATACCACAGATTTTGACTACAAGTCTGAAAATGCCGGTAATATCGAATACATACAGATCATCTCGCCTCAGTCAGGCCGTTGGCATGTATTGCTCACACCGGTAGAGCGTTCATTTGAAGGCGTGGATCTAACCGCAACTCTGGATTTGGGAGGTGAGCCTGGCAACCAGCTAGTCAACCTTCAGGAAATAGGTGGGTTGGCTGCCAGCAAGGGGGAGGCCTTGTATTTCACCATGAACGTTCCCCAAAATGCTAAAGATCTACAGTTTGCCATGAATGGCGGCAGTGGTGATGCAGATCTCTATGTGCGTTTTGGTGAGAAGCCAACTGAATCTGTCTACGACTACCGCCCCTATTTAGGTGGTAATGACGAAACTGCTTCAATTGCTAATCCCAAAGCCGGTGAGTGGCATATTATGCTATTGGGTTATGCGGATTTTGAGCAAGTCTCTTTAATGGGTTCCTTCAAAACGTTTACCCCAGAAGAGTTCCTCGTAGCTGGTGAGACCATTGCAGACTTGGATGGCAAAGCGGGTGATGCGCTCACTTTTAAAATTCAAGTGCCAGAGGGTTTAGCCAAACTCTCTATTGCCACCGGACCTTCATTTATCGCTTCTCTTGGTGATGCAGATTTGTATATAAAGTACGGTGAGGAGGCTTCTGTGAGCAATGCGGATTTCACTTCAGAAAACTGGACCAGTCATGAGTCTATAAATGTGAGTGCGCCTCAAGCAGGCGTCTGGTATGTTACCGTTTATGGCTACACTGATTTTGAAAATCTCTGGTTAAGTGTTGATTATTAA
- a CDS encoding class I SAM-dependent methyltransferase, with protein MKENTDFFVSKSLVSWDEAGPVHWEFSKRLLEKVSESNFNALEQDFDGMLDGFDLSGKSVVQICCNNAKDLISIKKKGAGLCVGIDGSQAFVDQARLLVNASRCSDVEIVCSNIYELPDEYIGRFDFAVITIGVLNWMPDLKQFMRICTSLLKPGGYLLMEEIHPVLNMYEEGNPSHIAMSYFNREPQKDDQGLGYLDGRKYQAKENYNFHHTLSDILMAAIESNLSLKKFVELGKNVGNWCGDLESSECVPPMAMLACWKKDL; from the coding sequence ATGAAAGAAAATACAGATTTTTTTGTCAGTAAATCCTTGGTCTCCTGGGATGAGGCTGGGCCTGTTCACTGGGAATTCAGCAAGCGGCTACTTGAGAAAGTCTCCGAGTCTAATTTTAATGCCTTAGAGCAAGACTTTGATGGCATGTTGGATGGGTTTGATCTTTCCGGAAAGTCAGTGGTTCAAATTTGCTGCAATAATGCGAAAGATTTAATCTCCATCAAAAAGAAAGGCGCCGGGCTCTGTGTGGGGATTGATGGATCCCAAGCTTTTGTCGATCAAGCTCGGCTTTTGGTAAATGCCTCAAGGTGTTCGGATGTAGAAATCGTATGCTCTAACATCTATGAGTTGCCTGATGAGTATATCGGCCGTTTTGACTTTGCGGTTATCACTATTGGCGTACTTAATTGGATGCCGGATCTAAAGCAGTTTATGAGAATTTGTACTTCCTTGCTGAAGCCGGGTGGTTATCTTTTAATGGAAGAAATACATCCGGTTCTAAATATGTATGAGGAAGGTAATCCCTCACACATTGCCATGTCTTATTTTAATCGCGAGCCGCAAAAGGATGACCAAGGTTTGGGCTATTTGGATGGTAGAAAATATCAGGCTAAAGAAAATTATAATTTTCATCACACCTTGTCAGATATTTTGATGGCGGCAATTGAAAGTAATCTATCTCTAAAGAAGTTTGTTGAACTCGGGAAGAATGTGGGTAATTGGTGTGGAGATTTGGAAAGCTCTGAATGTGTTCCGCCAATGGCAATGCTGGCTTGTTGGAAAAAGGACTTATAG
- a CDS encoding M3 family metallopeptidase, whose translation MRQTMIALAVAASLAVVGGCGEKAKQAEVAKDTVKAEESMAVTPEHASNMLLAEWTGPFGGVPAFDKMKLEDLKPAIEKGIEISLTELGAIASDSAEPTFANTIVPMERSGAELSRATAYYGIWAANMSSPEFRKVQQELAPIWADYESKIYQNKDLFKRIKAIYDQRNAMDLDAEQKRVVELIYTQFSTNGATLEGKAKERYAEINKRLAELYTKFSNNVLADEEGYDIFLSKDQLSGLPESFVAAAAALAEEKGEKGKYAITNTRSSMDPFLTYSDNRELRKQVWTNYYSRGDNGDERDNNAIIAEILKLRDERVGLQGFDNYAEWRLQDRMAKNPERAMDLMEAVWPAAVARVKEEVADMQAVADAEKANITIEPWDYRYYAEKVRKAKYDLNSDEVKQYLQLDNLREAMFYVAGELFNFKFTPVKEGSVPVFHEDVKVWEVTDKTSGDHIGLWYLDPFARAGKRSGAWATMYRDHSTFDGKKNVLSSNNSNFIKGAPGEPVLVSWDDAETFFHEFGHALHFLASNVTYPTLNSGVRDYTEFQSQLLERWLSTDAVIDNYLVHYKTGEPIPADLVKKIKKAAKFNSGFATTEYLASALIDMKFHTADPEGIDPDKFERETLDKLGMPKELVMRHRTPHFGHIFSGEGYAASYYGYMWADVLTSDASEAFSESKGGFYDKEVAAKLVKHLFAPRNAVDPADAYRAFRGRDANIEALMRDRGFPIPEKKESTVASKN comes from the coding sequence ATGCGTCAGACAATGATCGCACTAGCCGTAGCCGCATCCCTGGCGGTTGTGGGCGGTTGTGGTGAAAAGGCAAAACAGGCTGAGGTAGCTAAAGACACTGTGAAAGCCGAAGAGTCCATGGCTGTAACTCCAGAGCACGCCAGTAACATGCTGCTGGCAGAGTGGACTGGTCCCTTTGGTGGTGTACCTGCGTTTGACAAGATGAAGCTGGAAGATCTCAAGCCCGCAATTGAAAAAGGTATTGAGATAAGCCTTACCGAGCTAGGTGCGATCGCTTCAGATTCCGCTGAGCCAACCTTTGCTAACACCATTGTGCCGATGGAGCGCAGTGGCGCCGAGCTAAGCCGCGCAACGGCTTACTATGGAATCTGGGCTGCGAATATGTCTTCACCAGAGTTCCGCAAAGTTCAGCAAGAGCTGGCACCGATCTGGGCTGATTACGAGTCCAAAATTTATCAGAACAAAGACTTGTTTAAGCGCATCAAGGCGATCTACGACCAGCGCAACGCGATGGACCTGGATGCTGAACAGAAGCGTGTGGTTGAGCTGATCTATACCCAGTTCTCTACCAATGGTGCGACCCTGGAAGGTAAGGCCAAGGAGCGCTATGCGGAAATCAACAAGCGCCTGGCTGAACTTTATACCAAGTTCTCCAACAATGTACTGGCCGATGAGGAAGGCTACGATATCTTCCTGAGCAAAGATCAGTTGAGCGGCCTGCCGGAATCCTTTGTTGCAGCGGCGGCAGCTCTGGCGGAAGAGAAGGGCGAGAAGGGCAAGTACGCAATTACCAATACCCGCTCCTCCATGGACCCATTCCTCACTTACTCCGATAACCGTGAGTTGCGCAAGCAAGTGTGGACCAACTACTACAGCCGTGGTGACAATGGCGATGAGCGTGATAATAACGCTATCATTGCTGAGATCTTGAAGCTGCGCGATGAGCGTGTGGGCCTGCAGGGCTTTGACAACTACGCTGAATGGCGCCTGCAAGACCGTATGGCTAAAAATCCTGAGCGGGCCATGGACCTGATGGAAGCGGTATGGCCCGCAGCAGTTGCCCGCGTAAAAGAAGAAGTAGCTGATATGCAGGCGGTGGCGGATGCCGAGAAAGCCAATATCACTATTGAGCCCTGGGACTATCGTTACTACGCCGAGAAGGTTCGCAAGGCCAAGTACGACCTGAACTCCGATGAAGTGAAGCAGTACCTGCAGCTAGATAACCTGCGTGAAGCCATGTTCTACGTAGCTGGTGAGTTGTTCAACTTCAAATTCACCCCGGTGAAAGAGGGTTCCGTACCGGTATTCCACGAAGATGTTAAAGTCTGGGAAGTCACTGACAAGACCAGTGGCGACCATATCGGCCTCTGGTACCTGGACCCATTCGCCCGTGCTGGCAAGCGTTCCGGTGCTTGGGCAACCATGTATCGTGACCACTCCACCTTTGATGGCAAGAAGAACGTCCTGTCTTCTAACAACTCCAACTTTATCAAGGGCGCGCCGGGTGAGCCTGTGCTGGTGAGCTGGGACGATGCCGAAACCTTCTTCCACGAGTTTGGCCACGCGCTGCACTTCCTTGCTTCCAACGTGACTTACCCGACCCTGAACAGCGGTGTTCGCGACTACACCGAGTTCCAATCCCAGCTGCTGGAGCGCTGGTTGTCTACCGATGCGGTTATCGATAACTATCTGGTGCACTACAAGACTGGTGAGCCTATTCCTGCGGATCTGGTGAAGAAGATTAAGAAAGCCGCCAAGTTCAACTCTGGTTTTGCCACCACTGAGTACCTGGCCTCTGCGCTGATTGATATGAAGTTCCACACTGCTGATCCAGAGGGTATCGACCCAGATAAGTTTGAGCGTGAAACTCTGGATAAGCTGGGCATGCCGAAAGAGCTGGTCATGCGTCACCGCACCCCGCACTTTGGCCATATCTTCTCTGGTGAAGGTTATGCAGCTAGCTACTATGGTTACATGTGGGCCGACGTGCTGACTTCCGACGCCTCTGAGGCCTTCTCCGAGTCTAAAGGTGGCTTCTACGACAAAGAGGTAGCAGCCAAGTTGGTGAAACACCTGTTTGCACCGCGTAATGCTGTAGACCCCGCTGATGCTTATCGTGCTTTCCGTGGTCGTGATGCCAATATCGAAGCGTTGATGCGCGATCGTGGCTTCCCGATCCCGGAGAAGAAAGAGAGTACGGTTGCCTCCAAGAACTAG
- a CDS encoding IclR family transcriptional regulator — protein sequence MAPLSDLPRKKSAEPDRKFIEALARGLDVLRAFQPGDGFLGNLEIAQRTGLPRSSISRLTYTLTKLGYLTYSDRLEKYQLGSGVLALGYSFVSNLAIRQVAKPLMQDLANSTGTAVGLSDRDRLDMIFVEFCAAANVTTFRYEIGNRVSLATSGSGRAFLAALPQEEREYFYGHLEKRNSERWPKIKVGIEEAVASYKQRGFCSSFGDWNRDVNGVAVPLQLSQGRIYTFNAGGPAYRLSPEFLEEEVAPLLKNMVGNIEAMLIRY from the coding sequence ATGGCTCCGCTGAGTGATCTCCCAAGAAAGAAAAGCGCAGAACCCGATCGCAAGTTTATTGAAGCCCTCGCCCGAGGACTGGATGTACTGCGGGCATTTCAGCCCGGTGATGGCTTTCTGGGTAACCTTGAAATCGCCCAACGCACAGGCTTGCCTCGCTCCAGTATTTCACGGTTAACCTATACTCTGACAAAATTAGGCTATTTGACCTACTCAGACCGACTGGAAAAGTACCAATTAGGTAGCGGCGTACTAGCGCTGGGTTACTCTTTCGTCTCTAATCTGGCTATTCGGCAGGTTGCCAAACCCCTAATGCAAGACCTTGCAAACTCCACAGGAACTGCTGTAGGGCTGTCTGACCGTGATCGACTCGACATGATATTTGTCGAGTTTTGTGCAGCCGCTAATGTTACGACTTTTCGCTACGAAATAGGTAACCGTGTTTCTTTAGCTACCAGTGGTTCAGGAAGGGCTTTCCTGGCAGCGCTACCTCAAGAGGAGCGCGAGTACTTTTATGGGCACCTGGAGAAAAGAAATAGCGAGCGCTGGCCGAAAATCAAGGTTGGAATTGAAGAAGCGGTAGCAAGCTATAAGCAGCGCGGCTTTTGTAGCTCCTTTGGCGACTGGAACCGCGATGTTAATGGTGTTGCTGTCCCCCTACAATTAAGCCAGGGGCGCATTTATACATTTAATGCGGGCGGACCTGCTTACCGTCTGAGTCCAGAATTCCTGGAAGAAGAAGTCGCCCCCTTATTGAAAAATATGGTCGGCAATATAGAGGCCATGCTGATCCGCTACTAG